The following are from one region of the Williamwhitmania taraxaci genome:
- a CDS encoding alanine racemase: MSKLLFERPTITKLTPGVPSKHGAGTAIAAMPYIDGVKVDDLMDKYGSPLYVFSERTIRKTVEDVKRAFTLRYPKVQMAWSYKTNYLDAICRIFHQVGSWAEVVSGFEYDKALRNGNKGENIIFNGPGKSADDLEKAARNGSFIHIDNMDELFMLSDITTKKNIEARIAIRVNMDVGVYPKWDRFGFNFENGEAWEAINRIMINPKMKLMGLHTHIGTYMMSAEPYRIAASKLAELAVSIAQKFDHYISYIDMGGGFASKNTLRGAYLSGEDTTPSFDEYAEAITSAILNSQIKPDKLPTLILETGRALIDNAGHIAGSVHANKKLADGRRATIVDVGVNLLFTAFWYDHKIHPVNSHSGVVEETTIFGPLCMNIDVIRPSLMFPALKRGDRFVITKTGAYNNTQWLQFITTRPNVVLIDQNREVHLIRKAETLADVSSNEVIPDYLSKNNGLAAEKKAK; this comes from the coding sequence ATGTCGAAGCTACTTTTTGAACGACCAACCATAACAAAGTTAACCCCAGGCGTGCCATCCAAGCATGGCGCAGGAACAGCCATTGCGGCGATGCCCTATATCGACGGGGTTAAAGTTGACGATCTCATGGATAAATACGGGTCGCCGCTCTACGTTTTCTCCGAACGCACCATACGCAAAACGGTGGAGGATGTTAAGCGCGCCTTCACCTTACGATACCCTAAAGTCCAGATGGCATGGAGCTACAAGACCAACTATCTCGATGCTATTTGCCGAATCTTCCATCAGGTAGGATCGTGGGCCGAGGTGGTATCGGGTTTTGAATACGACAAAGCCCTCCGAAATGGCAACAAAGGCGAAAACATAATCTTTAATGGACCAGGGAAAAGCGCAGACGATCTGGAAAAAGCCGCCCGAAATGGATCATTCATCCATATCGACAACATGGATGAACTGTTTATGCTCTCGGATATTACCACCAAAAAAAATATAGAGGCACGGATTGCCATTCGGGTAAACATGGACGTGGGCGTTTACCCCAAGTGGGATAGGTTTGGGTTTAACTTCGAGAACGGTGAGGCGTGGGAAGCCATCAATCGGATTATGATTAACCCCAAGATGAAGCTGATGGGCCTACACACCCATATCGGCACCTATATGATGAGTGCTGAGCCGTATCGGATTGCCGCATCAAAGCTAGCCGAACTAGCGGTTAGCATTGCGCAAAAATTCGACCACTACATCTCCTACATCGATATGGGCGGCGGATTTGCCTCAAAGAACACATTGCGTGGTGCATACCTTTCGGGCGAAGATACAACTCCCTCGTTCGATGAGTACGCCGAGGCAATCACATCGGCCATCCTCAACTCCCAAATTAAGCCCGACAAGCTACCTACGCTAATTCTGGAAACCGGACGCGCATTAATTGATAACGCAGGTCACATTGCAGGATCAGTTCATGCCAATAAAAAGTTGGCCGATGGCCGCCGAGCCACTATCGTGGATGTTGGGGTAAACCTTCTCTTTACGGCCTTCTGGTACGATCACAAGATTCATCCGGTAAACAGCCACTCCGGCGTTGTAGAAGAAACCACCATATTTGGTCCGCTCTGCATGAACATCGATGTAATTCGGCCCTCCTTAATGTTCCCAGCGCTAAAACGCGGCGACAGGTTTGTGATAACCAAAACTGGTGCTTACAACAATACGCAGTGGTTGCAGTTTATCACTACCCGCCCTAACGTTGTATTAATTGACCAGAACAGGGAGGTTCATCTCATTCGAAAAGCCGAAACACTGGCAGATGTTTCAAGCAACGAGGTAATACCAGACTATCTGTCGAAGAACAATGGTTTGGCTGCAGAGAAGAAGGCTAAATAG
- a CDS encoding ATP-grasp domain-containing protein, protein MNPRKVTVAVTGLNNIDSPGPGIPVIRGIKESKEFDARIIGLAYEHLEPGIYMSELVDKTYMIPYPSEGKEALFARLLEIHEKEQIDVIIPNFDAELFSFIKLEQKLTEVGIRTYLPTLEQFDERNKSNLPAYGKKYGVNVPTSTDVFSHADLSNALKSMEYPVMVKGKYYDAYAAYSVEQAAIYFSKVAAKWGLPVIVQEFVKGTEVNVIALGDGAGNLIAAVPMRKQYITDKGKAWGGITIEDPTMMDLAQKVIAQTKWKGGMELELIRSADNKLYLLEINPRIPAWVYLAVGAGQNIPEALLKLALGIEVKPYSRYDVGKMFVRYSYDMIVDLEQFSTLATTGEL, encoded by the coding sequence ATGAACCCAAGAAAAGTAACCGTTGCTGTAACAGGCCTCAACAACATCGACAGCCCGGGTCCGGGAATCCCTGTCATTCGAGGTATTAAAGAGTCGAAGGAATTCGATGCAAGAATAATCGGACTGGCCTACGAGCATTTAGAACCCGGCATATACATGAGCGAGCTGGTCGACAAAACCTACATGATTCCCTATCCATCCGAAGGAAAGGAGGCTCTTTTCGCCCGATTATTGGAGATACACGAGAAGGAACAAATCGATGTGATCATCCCCAATTTCGATGCCGAACTATTCTCCTTCATCAAGTTAGAGCAGAAGTTGACCGAAGTTGGGATCAGGACCTATCTTCCAACGCTGGAGCAATTCGACGAGCGGAACAAATCCAATCTCCCTGCATACGGTAAAAAATATGGGGTAAATGTCCCTACCAGCACCGATGTTTTTAGCCATGCCGACTTGAGCAATGCGCTTAAATCCATGGAATACCCGGTAATGGTTAAGGGGAAATACTACGATGCCTACGCCGCCTACTCGGTGGAACAAGCAGCCATATACTTTTCGAAGGTGGCCGCCAAATGGGGATTACCGGTTATTGTGCAGGAATTCGTGAAGGGTACAGAAGTGAACGTAATTGCACTTGGCGATGGTGCAGGAAATTTAATAGCTGCGGTGCCCATGCGCAAGCAATACATTACCGACAAGGGAAAAGCGTGGGGCGGAATCACCATTGAAGACCCAACGATGATGGATTTGGCCCAAAAGGTTATCGCCCAAACCAAGTGGAAAGGCGGCATGGAGCTGGAGTTGATTCGATCGGCCGATAACAAACTCTACCTCCTTGAGATTAATCCGAGAATACCGGCGTGGGTCTACCTAGCCGTTGGTGCCGGACAAAACATTCCAGAAGCCTTACTAAAACTAGCCTTAGGTATAGAGGTAAAACCTTACAGCCGTTACGATGTGGGTAAAATGTTTGTGCGATACTCCTACGATATGATTGTAGATCTGGAGCAATTCTCCACCTTAGCTACAACAGGAGAATTGTAA